From Gossypium raimondii isolate GPD5lz chromosome 11, ASM2569854v1, whole genome shotgun sequence:
AACTGACCCCTTAATCCTGTTGGATTCACCGAAGTTCCCTGTAGCAGCTTTCAAGTCCTCGAACTTGTAACGAGTTAAGGATTCGATTGCATGACGAACCCCTTGGGAAGATATTGAAACAGACCAGGAGTTTGGAGTGTAATTTGTTGAATCCGAGAAAGGTTTCAGATTGAATGGTGGCATTGGTGGTGGTGAAGCAGCAGCTATTGGCCTGGCCTTGTGAGCTTGGCGTTGACGTCTGAAGAAACAGAACAAGAACCCCGCTAGGCCAAGAAGGAGAAGGGAACCGATTCCAACACCAACACCAATGAAAACCCATTTCTTAGAAGACTTGGAATCTGATTCTCCAACTGGGGAAGTTGGTATTTGAGGGACTGAGGCTGGAGGTGGGGAGCTTTGAGGCGGTTTAATCATGGAAGGCTCTTCAGAAAGTGGAACCAAAACAGGTGTAAATGGGAATATGATATCATCCTCAGATAACTCATTGGCCTCCAATACACTCTTCTCATCAGCACCAAAAGTCTCAGCAATAGAAGAAATGGAATCACCCCAAGTAACAATATAAGAAAGCAAGTATTTAGCACCAGCTCGAATTTGATTATAAGTAGGACAAGCACATCTAATAGGAACCACAAGTTTATTACCCACTTCTAGATTCCTATAATCAATGGGGTTTTGAGCTTTCATTGCCTGACAAGTTGTAAGACCCTGATAAGTATcattagaaatggaaaagtaagTCTCGTAATCAAACTTCATAGTGTAAGAAGCATTATGCTGGTAATAGCTGTCATTGACGGTGCCGGAACAGGAACAGTTGACCGGAACAACCACCATTGACTTGGGGGTAATTGAAGAAACATCAGCTGAAAGGTTGTTTAGAGATGAAATCTGGGTTGCTTGAGCGTCTAACAAGTATGCTATGGAGACAGCAGTGTTGTAAAAAGGTGGCTCCGACCGGAAAGTGATGTAAGACTGACATGATCTTTGCTCACCGTTACATGAAAACCCTCTGCTTATGTTGTTGTCTTTGGTTGGATCTTCACAGGCAAGCTGCAGATTATTTACATACCCTTGTTGAGCTTGAGTGAACCCAAGGAAGAACAGCAACAAGAAAGgaagacaaaattttagacaaGGTTTCAATCTTCCAACTGCCATAGGAAGATcagtgtgtttttttttttaaatgaaaaagaaaaatcctttTATTTAGAAATCGGGATAAGGAAAGGAGTGTTTTTTTAATTGGGAAGAGTTGGGAACGGGAGACCCCTAATGTATAGTTTAATAGGACTTGTTGGAATAAAACCTTCCAACGCGTTTTTATTTAGTCCTTTGCTTAGACTTTGctcactttttccttttctcgCCGTTGAC
This genomic window contains:
- the LOC105804336 gene encoding protein LYK5 → MAVGRLKPCLKFCLPFLLLFFLGFTQAQQGYVNNLQLACEDPTKDNNISRGFSCNGEQRSCQSYITFRSEPPFYNTAVSIAYLLDAQATQISSLNNLSADVSSITPKSMVVVPVNCSCSGTVNDSYYQHNASYTMKFDYETYFSISNDTYQGLTTCQAMKAQNPIDYRNLEVGNKLVVPIRCACPTYNQIRAGAKYLLSYIVTWGDSISSIAETFGADEKSVLEANELSEDDIIFPFTPVLVPLSEEPSMIKPPQSSPPPASVPQIPTSPVGESDSKSSKKWVFIGVGVGIGSLLLLGLAGFLFCFFRRQRQAHKARPIAAASPPPMPPFNLKPFSDSTNYTPNSWSVSISSQGVRHAIESLTRYKFEDLKAATGNFGESNRIKGSVFRGSFQGDDAAVKVMKGDVSSEINLLKKINHTNIIRLSGFCVHEGNTYLVYEYADKGSVSDLLHSNKFQSSFTLSWKQRVQIAYDVADALNYLHNYINPPYIHKNLKSSNILLDVNFRAKVTNFGLARTIEDNDEGGLQLTRHVVGTKGYMAPEYIENGVITPKLDVFALGVIILELLSGEDAANAEKNGGEELLSASIRVVLEGDNVREKLKNFIDPSLGPEYPLDLAFSMAQLAKICVAHDLNARPSMADVLVTLSKILSSSLDWDPSSEFERSTSLTSAR